In Pseudoduganella albidiflava, a single window of DNA contains:
- a CDS encoding UbiX family flavin prenyltransferase: protein MTGRARRIVVAITGATGAVYGVRLLQTLQTLPGVESHLVISDAAILTLHEETGLARRDVEALAHVVHKAHNVGASIASGSFLTDAMVIAPCSMKTLAAVAHGLADNLVARAADVMLKERRRLVLMVRETPFNLAHLRNMTTVTEMGGIVFPPLPAFYHRPQTIDDLVDHTVARVLDLIGLETAGSAAPRWNGLGG, encoded by the coding sequence ATGACCGGGCGCGCGCGGCGGATCGTCGTCGCCATCACGGGCGCCACCGGCGCCGTGTATGGCGTCCGGTTATTGCAGACACTGCAAACGCTTCCAGGCGTCGAATCCCACCTGGTGATTTCGGACGCCGCCATCCTGACCCTGCACGAAGAAACGGGCCTGGCACGGCGCGATGTGGAAGCGCTCGCCCATGTGGTGCACAAGGCCCATAACGTGGGTGCCTCGATCGCCAGCGGCTCGTTCCTGACCGATGCGATGGTGATCGCACCCTGTTCCATGAAAACGCTGGCCGCCGTGGCGCATGGCCTGGCGGACAACCTGGTGGCGCGGGCCGCGGATGTGATGTTGAAGGAGCGCCGCCGGCTGGTGCTGATGGTCCGCGAGACGCCGTTCAACCTGGCGCACCTGCGCAACATGACAACTGTCACGGAAATGGGCGGTATCGTGTTTCCGCCGCTGCCGGCCTTTTATCACCGTCCGCAAACGATCGACGACCTCGTCGACCACACGGTGGCACGCGTGCTCGACCTGATCGGGCTGGAAACGGCAGGCAGCGCGGCGCCGCGCTGGAACGGCCTGGGCGGCTGA
- the grxD gene encoding Grx4 family monothiol glutaredoxin has product MSDVQQWIKETVTSTPVVLFMKGTAQFPQCGFSGRAIQILKACGVENIATVNVLEDGEVRQGIKEYSNWPTIPQLYVRGEFVGGSDIMSEMYESGELKKLLDNNG; this is encoded by the coding sequence ATGAGCGACGTACAACAGTGGATCAAGGAAACCGTGACCAGCACTCCGGTAGTGCTGTTCATGAAAGGCACCGCGCAATTCCCGCAATGCGGTTTCTCCGGCCGCGCGATCCAGATCCTGAAGGCATGCGGCGTCGAGAACATCGCCACCGTCAACGTGCTGGAAGATGGTGAAGTGCGCCAGGGCATCAAGGAATACTCGAACTGGCCGACCATTCCGCAGCTGTACGTGCGCGGCGAATTCGTCGGCGGTTCGGACATCATGAGCGAGATGTACGAGTCGGGTGAGTTGAAGAAGCTGCTGGACAACAACGGCTAA
- a CDS encoding DUF2812 domain-containing protein — translation MEVEQGNRRVRKVKLGAAWHPERIERWLESQSAQGRHLESVAPFGIYTFRTDLPEPYDYRIDFASTREIEDPHYAEAPTAAGWKLAGHSMSWMLWRAPKGEARDIFTHAPARVSAYRRQAIAMLIIAGIQVPPLVSGTLALRQLDELAWASVLICSSAVMSLALYALARVAGRLLSVKDS, via the coding sequence ATGGAAGTGGAGCAGGGCAACAGGCGGGTCAGGAAAGTCAAGCTGGGCGCCGCATGGCATCCCGAGCGCATCGAACGCTGGCTGGAGAGCCAGTCGGCCCAGGGCCGGCACCTGGAATCGGTGGCGCCGTTCGGCATCTACACCTTTCGCACCGATCTGCCCGAGCCTTACGACTACCGGATCGACTTTGCCTCCACCCGGGAAATCGAAGACCCCCACTATGCGGAAGCGCCCACCGCCGCCGGCTGGAAACTGGCCGGCCACTCGATGAGCTGGATGCTGTGGCGCGCACCGAAAGGCGAGGCACGCGACATCTTCACGCACGCGCCGGCCCGCGTGAGCGCCTATCGCCGCCAGGCCATCGCCATGCTGATCATCGCCGGCATCCAGGTGCCGCCATTGGTCAGCGGTACGCTGGCGCTGCGCCAGCTGGACGAACTGGCCTGGGCCAGCGTGCTGATCTGCTCTTCGGCCGTGATGTCGCTGGCGCTGTACGCGCTGGCCCGGGTGGCGGGCCGGTTGCTCAGCGTGAAAGATTCCTGA